The Chelonoidis abingdonii isolate Lonesome George chromosome 9, CheloAbing_2.0, whole genome shotgun sequence genome has a segment encoding these proteins:
- the FOXL3 gene encoding forkhead box L3, whose protein sequence is MFDNTQYPYNCFNYDGDDYPTCSSDEEKKFTRPAYSYIALIAMAIQQSPSNKVTLSGIYDFIMKKFPYYRSNQRAWQNSIRHNLSLNSCFVKVPRTEGNEKGKGNYWSFASGCESMLDLFENGNYRRRRRRRNMKREHKEQRPSGGKDPSSPESSSMDSGLYRISCRESKGEATESGPRPLEPHGFFPNNTSNRQSLNNSSLGKSDSEIKFSIDYILSAPDPLPVLRSPYHMQDNKYLFLESQNINLQFWTM, encoded by the exons ATGTTTGATAATACACAGTACCCCTATAACTGTTTTAATTATGATGGGGATGACTATCCAACCTGTAGTTCTGACGAAGAGAAAAAATTCACCAGACCAGCATACAG CTACATTGCTTTAATTGCAATGGCCATCCAGCAAAGTCCTTCAAACAAAGTGACCTTGTCTGGCATCTATGATTTTATAATGAAGAAATTTCCTTACTACAGATCAAATCAAAGAGCCTGGCAAAACTCCATCCGACATAACTTATCACTTAACAGTTGTTTTGTAAAG GTTCCCAGAACAGAAGGGAATGAGAAGGGGAAAGGAAACTATTGGAGCTTTGCATCTGGATGTGAATCCATGCTGgatctttttgaaaatgggaattacAGGCGGAGACGGAGAAGAAGGAACATGAAAAGGGAACACAAAGAGCAGAGGCCAAGTGGAGGGAAAGATCCTTCCTCCCCTGAATCGTCTTCTATGGATTCTGGTTTATACCGCATCTCCTGTCGTGAAAGTAAAGGCGAGGCAACCGAATCTGGCCCCAGACCCTTGGAGCCTCATGGGTTCTTTCCAAACAACACCTCCAACAGACAGAGCCTAAACAACTCCTCCCTAGGAAAATCTGACTCGGAAATTAAATTTAGCATCGATTACATTCTTTCAGCCCCAGACCCTTTGCCTGTTCTGAGATCTCCGTATCACATGCAAGATAACAAATACTTATTCCTGGAGTCCCAAAATATTAATCTCCAGTTCTGGACAATGTGA